One window of the Paenibacillus beijingensis genome contains the following:
- the sufC gene encoding Fe-S cluster assembly ATPase SufC, with translation MATQFVVDGLKATIEGKEILKGINLSMKGGEIHAIMGPNGTGKSTLASALMGHPKYEVTAGSAVLDGEDLLEMAVDERARAGLFLAMQYPSEITGVTNSDFLRSAINARREEGKEISLIKFIRQMESKMKELDMNPEFAHRYLNEGFSGGEKKRNEILQMMMVDPKVVILDEIDSGLDIDALKIVSNGVNAMRSEDRAFLVITHYQRLLNYITPDFVHVMMQGRIVKSGGPELAERLENEGYDWVKEELGIVDETVGQA, from the coding sequence ATGGCAACGCAATTCGTCGTCGACGGTCTGAAAGCGACTATCGAAGGAAAAGAAATATTGAAAGGGATCAACCTGAGCATGAAGGGCGGGGAAATTCACGCCATTATGGGGCCGAACGGAACGGGGAAAAGTACGCTTGCCTCCGCTCTGATGGGTCATCCGAAATATGAAGTTACGGCCGGATCCGCAGTGCTCGACGGCGAGGATCTGCTGGAGATGGCGGTCGACGAGCGCGCACGCGCGGGTCTGTTTCTGGCGATGCAGTATCCGAGCGAAATTACGGGGGTTACGAACTCCGACTTCCTGCGCAGTGCGATTAACGCCCGCCGCGAGGAAGGCAAAGAAATATCGCTGATCAAGTTCATCCGCCAAATGGAAAGCAAAATGAAAGAGCTGGATATGAATCCGGAATTCGCGCACCGTTACTTGAACGAAGGCTTCTCCGGCGGAGAGAAGAAACGGAACGAAATTTTGCAGATGATGATGGTTGATCCGAAAGTTGTCATTTTGGATGAGATCGACTCCGGTCTGGACATCGACGCTTTGAAAATCGTGTCGAACGGTGTAAACGCAATGCGCTCGGAAGACCGCGCATTTCTCGTGATCACTCACTATCAGCGGCTGCTGAACTATATTACGCCGGATTTTGTGCACGTCATGATGCAGGGACGTATCGTCAAATCGGGCGGTCCGGAGCTGGCCGAGCGTCTTGAGAACGAAGGTTATGATTGGGTAAAAGAAGAACTGGGTATTGTAGACGAAACCGTCGGCCAGGCGTAA
- a CDS encoding DUF1802 family protein encodes MEEHGRNQPVALKEWAVTVNALAEGKLILVMRKGGISEETRDFQLRDHAFYLLPAYEHQRRELLKEAYRGELDRVLADWRPDAATVKLEAYAEAVDDILITDQETLDKLRGLHIWTDTFAEERLKWKRTKPLHVLLLRVYRLEEALEIPLTSAYMGCKSWVELKEATDRPAMKPVLDDETFAAEIDKIRAALDGSYASVD; translated from the coding sequence ATGGAGGAACACGGCCGAAATCAGCCGGTGGCCTTAAAGGAATGGGCCGTAACGGTAAATGCGCTTGCGGAAGGGAAATTGATCCTCGTCATGCGCAAGGGCGGCATTTCTGAGGAAACGAGAGATTTCCAGCTGCGGGATCACGCATTTTATTTGCTGCCCGCCTACGAGCACCAAAGACGGGAACTGCTCAAGGAAGCGTACCGGGGCGAGCTGGACCGCGTGCTGGCCGATTGGCGTCCGGACGCCGCAACCGTCAAGCTGGAAGCGTACGCCGAAGCGGTGGACGATATTTTGATCACGGATCAAGAAACGCTTGACAAGCTGCGCGGGCTCCATATATGGACCGACACTTTTGCGGAGGAACGGCTGAAATGGAAGCGGACTAAACCGCTGCATGTGCTGCTGCTGCGGGTTTACCGGCTGGAAGAAGCGCTTGAAATTCCGCTGACGAGCGCTTATATGGGGTGCAAATCATGGGTAGAATTGAAGGAAGCGACGGACAGGCCGGCGATGAAACCGGTGCTGGACGATGAAACTTTCGCTGCGGAAATCGACAAAATTCGAGCTGCTTTGGACGGGAGTTACGCATCCGTCGATTGA
- the mtnK gene encoding S-methyl-5-thioribose kinase, with the protein MTAYHPLTEAEAVDIARSLDNLFSPGTELTCNEIGDGNLNLVFHVTEPATGKSVILKQALPYAKVVGESWPLSLDRARIESEALIVQGRLAPGLVPEVYLYNPDLALTVMEDLSDHTIMRKGLIERIVYPRFADDISTFLANTLFFTSDLGMNQQEKKLQLKSFINPDLCKITEDLIFCDPYRDADTNSFEESIRDEAEALWSDGALHLEVALLREKFLTSTEALLHGDLHTGSIFARPDSTKVIDPEFAYYGPMGFDIGAVIANLLLSFAAQEHWSGDEAARKEYRTFLTGAVQGVWSGFESKFRALWNEHGSDPMLQRAPGFQDLYMKRLLQDTAGFAGAKMVRRIVGLAHVADIDTIPDAAVRERTQRLALAIGKTLIKRGRQTESIEQIVDIAVSETAQ; encoded by the coding sequence ATGACAGCCTATCATCCATTGACCGAAGCCGAAGCGGTCGATATCGCCCGTTCCTTGGACAATCTGTTTTCTCCGGGGACCGAGCTGACGTGCAACGAAATCGGCGACGGCAACCTGAATCTCGTCTTCCACGTAACGGAGCCCGCAACCGGAAAAAGCGTTATATTGAAACAGGCGCTTCCTTATGCCAAAGTCGTGGGCGAATCGTGGCCGCTCTCGCTTGACCGCGCCCGCATCGAAAGCGAAGCGCTGATCGTGCAGGGCCGGCTTGCTCCGGGGCTTGTACCCGAAGTGTACTTGTACAACCCCGACCTCGCACTGACCGTTATGGAAGATTTAAGCGATCATACGATTATGCGAAAAGGGCTGATCGAGCGGATTGTTTATCCGCGATTTGCCGACGATATTTCCACATTTTTGGCCAATACGCTCTTCTTCACATCGGATCTGGGCATGAACCAGCAGGAGAAAAAACTGCAGCTGAAGTCTTTTATTAATCCTGATCTGTGCAAGATAACCGAAGATCTCATTTTCTGCGACCCGTACCGGGATGCGGATACGAACAGTTTTGAAGAAAGCATCCGCGACGAGGCGGAGGCGCTCTGGAGCGACGGCGCGCTGCATTTGGAAGTCGCGCTTCTTCGCGAGAAGTTCCTGACAAGCACCGAAGCGCTGCTGCACGGCGATTTGCACACCGGCAGCATCTTCGCCCGCCCTGACTCCACGAAGGTGATCGATCCCGAATTCGCTTATTACGGTCCGATGGGCTTCGACATCGGCGCCGTCATCGCCAATCTGTTGCTCAGCTTCGCGGCCCAGGAGCATTGGAGCGGCGACGAAGCGGCCAGGAAGGAATACCGTACCTTCCTGACGGGAGCGGTGCAAGGCGTATGGAGCGGCTTCGAGAGCAAATTCCGCGCGCTGTGGAACGAGCACGGCTCCGACCCGATGCTGCAGCGCGCTCCGGGATTCCAGGATCTGTATATGAAGCGGCTGCTTCAGGATACGGCCGGCTTTGCCGGGGCCAAGATGGTCCGCCGCATCGTCGGTCTGGCGCACGTAGCCGACATCGATACGATCCCGGATGCCGCCGTCCGCGAGCGGACGCAGCGGCTTGCGCTCGCCATCGGTAAAACGCTCATCAAGCGCGGCCGCCAGACGGAATCGATTGAGCAAATCGTCGACATCGCCGTCTCCGAGACGGCACAATAA